ACCGTCCGCAGCGCCCAACGATCCCCTTCCACCAGAACACTCTTAAACCGCTCACACCAAAGCGGTCCAAAACGATCCCGCGACCGATTAAACCAAAGCGTGAATCGTTGCTTGAGGGTCTTCATCATCCAGGAAACATCCCCCATCCGTCGCAACAGACTCTTCCGCAAGTCCATCCCTTCCAAAGTATGATCCCGAAGGTGCCCCTCCAAAACCTCAGCCCGCATCGGATTCCAAGGCGTAGGCTTCGGATAGAGCCGACGATACCGACGCACCAACTCCTCATCCGAAATACTCACCTCCGCCGGCACCTCCACCAAAACATGGAAGTGGTTCTTCATCACCGCATAGGTAACCACCCGAATCCCCGAGAAATCAGCCACCTGCCAAATCATCTTCCGCAAAACCTCCCTCTCCCGATCCCCAAAGAGAGCCTCCCCATTCACCGTTCGACTCATCACATGGTAGTAGGCTGTTTGCCCATCAAGACGCATCCGTTTCCTTCTCATGCATCCCAGTAGAGCAGATTCTTATATCGAGATCAAACTTTTTAACCAGGTTTATTAAAATAGAATTAGAGATGCGGTTGATTGACATTCCCAAAAAGAGAAGATGAAAAGAGACATGATCTCTTGGATTCAAAATGCCCTGGAAAAGAAAGGACGCGTTATTTTCATCATCCTCCTCGCGGTGGTGATCGTTTCTTTCGTTTTCGTTATTGGTGAAACTCCCGGATGCGTGAGTAAAGAGCCCGGAGCGCAGACTCAGAAATTTTATGGGTACAGCTTGAATGCTGAAGCCGATTCCCGTTCGAATGATATGGTTCGGGAGGTGATTATTAGCTCAATCGTCAATCGAGGGCAGCAACCTCAGAATGAGCAGATGCTGACGCAGGAATTTCTTTCCCGCATCGCCCTACTGCATCTGGCGGATGAGGCGAAGATTCCCGAGCCGAATCAGGCGGCCTTTATCAACTACCTCTCCACCGTTCCTTTCTTCCAGGATTCTAACGGGAACTTTGATCCAAATCGGGTCACTAGTTTCCTCGATATGACTCAGTTGAGTCGCCAGTTTGACGAAGCGACTATCAATCGAGCCCTCAGCAACGATTACCGGATCCAACAGCTGATGCTTTCCATCTCTCCTCCTGGGTTCACTCTTCCTTTCGAGATCGAGGAACAGGCCCGTCGTGGAGCCGCTACCTATGACTTGAGTGTAGCCGTTCTGAAAGAAAGTGATCTCGACTTTTCGGTCGATCCTACCGAAGAGGAGCTTCAGGACTTTTATACCCAACGGGTCGAAGCTTACCGGACTCCCGAGTCCCGCTCTCTTTCGATCATTCGGTTCTCTCCGGAAGCCTTCACTTCCGAGGTTGCCGATCCCACCGACGCAGAGCTCCAGCAGTATTTTTCGCAGAATCGCACCAACTACCTAAACGAGGATGCCAAAGACCCCGCGGACGCACTTCCCCAGCTCGACGCCGTGCGTGATCAAGTTGTCGCCGACTGGAAGGAACAGCAAGCCACCACTCTCGCGCGTCAGGCTTCCGAAGATTTTGTCTACGCTCTGTTCGACCAAGAAATTTCCGAAGGGACGCCCGAGTTCGAAAACATGCTTTCCAGCTATTCCGTGGAACTTGAAACCCTTCCCCCGATGGTGGGCAATGTTCCCCCAGCCGATTCGGATCTTCCCCAATCTGCTTTCGGCGAAGCTGCTCGTTTGGACGAAATCCGCTATTTCTCCGACCCAATTGAAACCGAGAACGAAATTGTCGTCGTCATCCTCACTGATGTCACACCTTCCCTGATTCCCGATTTCCAGAGTGTTCGCGAAGAGGTTCTGGCTAACTTCACCGAGCAGAGCAAACAGGAGAACCTTGTCTCTCAAGGAGAAGAAATCCGCACTCAGCTTTCGGACATGATCGCAGAAGGTCAGTCTTTCGAAAAAGCCGCCTCTTCACTCAATCTCACGGTCGAGAACTTTGAATCGGTCGGATGGGAAAACATGACGGAAGGTCTTCCGAACTCGGCAATCCGCCGGGCCGAAACACTTCCTGAAAATGAAGTTTCCTCAATGGTCGTGACAGAAGAGGGAGGAAATTTCCTCTTCGTCCAGAGTCGAGGAGCGCCTCAGTTCGGTCCTGATTCGGAGGAATATCAAAGGACGCAGAACATTCTTGGCCAGAGCACTGCCCGGTTGTTCATGTCTTCCTTTGTCGGAGATCTTATCCAAGCAGGCAGCACTGGCGCGCAGTCCGGAGGACAGTAAGGTCAGATCAGAGCGGTTGGACATGGAGCCGCCGCCGATCGGGGCAACGCCAGCCTTCCCACTGTTCCGCATTTTTCCCGGCTGCCCTGGGATGCGCCCGAATAAGTAGTTGTGATCCACGGGAAGGACTCTAGCATCCTTCTCCACCATGACCCGCTGGCTTGAAACCACCTTCTTGTCGGTTCAGTCACCTACGTTCCAAGATGCCTGGCAGATCCTGATCATCGGCGCACTCTGGGTCGTGGCTCGACTGTTGTTCCGTCCCAAGCCCATCCCTCCAGGGGAGGAAGAGACGCGCAAAGAGAAGACCTCACCGAAGATTTGGCTCTCACAGAATGCTTTTCTTCCCGTATTGGCTCTACTGCTAGGCATTACCGCTACCGGCTTTCAACTGGCCGGATTCCACACTCCAGTTCTCTGGATCACTGGCATCCTTTTCGGAATCTGGAGTGTCGTCGGAATTCTCACCTCCATGCTTCGCGACCGTTTCTGGGCCGAGTCGTCTTCGCTGATCATCTACATCCTCACGGCCTTCAGCCTCCTGACCGTTGACAACAGCCTCATCGAGTTTCTCGACAAGATGCAGCTCCCGATCCCGGCGGGAGACGAGCCTTTGACGGTTTGGGATCTCTTTACCGTCGGCTTCTCTCTCGCAATCGCCATCTGGATCGGACTCGGACTCTCCCAATTGATCGAAAAGCGGGTCGAAACGATTACCCGCATCAATCCCTCGACCCGAGCCCTTCTCCAGAAGGTCATCCGAGTGCTTTTCATCGTCTTGGCCATGATCATCGGCCTGACATCGGTCGGCATCAACCTCTCGGCGCTCACGGTCTTTGGCGGCGCTTTCGCTCTCGGCCTGGGATTCGGACTCCAGAAAATTGTCTCCAACCTCATAAGCGGGTTCATTCTCCTCTCAGACCGATCGATCAAACCGGGCGATGTCATCGAGCTGGAAGGTACGTATGGATGGATCAATACCCTGCGGGCCCGCTACGTCTCGGTCATCACTCGCGACGGAACCGAACATCTCATCCCGAACGAAGACTTGATCACACAACGAGTCGTGAACTGGACCTTTTCCCACGACCGCATTCGGATCAAGTGCGCGATCGGAGTAGCCTACGGAGAAGATCCCCACCGCGTAATCGAGATCTGCAATGAGGCCGCTTTGAGTCAGCCCCGAGTTCTCCGCGACCCTCCCCCAGTTTGTCTCCTTACCGAGTTCGGCGACAGTTCGGTCAATCTCGAGCTTCGCTTTTGGATTGAGGACCCGAATCAAGGGGTCGCCAACATCCGCAGCGCCGTGCTCCTCAAAATCTGGGATCGTTTCAAGGAGGAGGGTATCGAAATCCCCTTCCCCCAACGGGATATTCACGTCCGCAGCTGGACCCCGGACTCTCCCTCGCTTCCTCCATCCTCTTCTTAGCACCTCCACACTTCTCAGGCGGAACCTTTCGGCGTCAATCATTTTAAACCTGGTTTATTTTATTGAAAGTCAGATGCATTCGGGAAAGGCGATTGGATAGGCTTTGGTTTCTCACGGTCGACGGATTTCGTCTTCTATTTTTGATTCGTCATCGTCGAGACATTCTCGCAACATGATCGGTTTTCGCATTCAAAACTAACGACCATGAGTAAAGTTCTCGAGTTTCTCCTCCGCGGCGAACGCCTTTCCACCTCCGAAATGGCGGAGGTGCTGCGCATCGCGCCGGAAGAAGTCGAGGCGGAGATCCGGCGATTGCAAGAGGAAGGGACACTGCTTGGCTGGCTCCCTGTCCTCAACCCAGACAAAATCGACGACCATCGCGTCTCGGCAGTCATTGAGCTGAAGATCAGCCCAGAGCGGGAAGGTGGATTTGACCGGGTGGCCATGCGAGTGAGCAAGTTTGACGAGGTTCAGACCTGCTATCTCATGTCCGGCGCCTATGATCTTCTCGTCATCGCCCGAGGCAAAAATCTGCAGCAGGTGGCGGGTTTCGTTTCAGAAAAACTCGCGACTCTTGGCGGCGTGCTCTCCACGGCGACTCATTTCCTCCTGCGCCCTTACAAGGAGCAGGGACATCTTCTTCTCGACGAAGCTGGCTCTCCGGAAAAACCGGCCGTCAGCCCCTAGGCCATGAGTGCCTCTACACAGTCTGACCGGTCCGGTGATTCGGCCCGGTTTATTGCCGACCACGTCATTGGCCTACCCCGTTCGGGGATTCGCGACTTTTTTGCGATTGTGGCTCAGATGCCTCAGGCCATTTCCCTGGGGATCGGCGAACCGGATTTCGTGACGCCGTGGCACATTCGTGAAGCGGCGATCTACGCCCTGGAGCGGGGGAAGACCTCCTATACCGACAACATGGGGCTCATTGGTCTCCGCAGAGAGATCAGTAGCTACGTCGAGCGCGACTTCCACGTCTCTTACTCTCCGGAGAAAGAAGTCTTGGTCGCGGTGGGAGTATCCGAAGCTCTGGACCTTGCTCTTCGGGCGATCGTCAATCCAGGCGACAAAGTCCTTTTCCACCAGCCGTGCTACGTGTCGTACTCGCCGAGCATCAAGCTCACCCACGGGGTCGCCGTGCCGATTCCGACATCGGACGAGGATGCTTTTGCCCTCAACCCGCAGAAGCTCCGCGAGTGCTGGGAACCTGGCTGCAAGGTCCTCGTGCTCAACTTCCCGACGAACCCGACCGGGGGAACCGTCGACCGGAAAACGCTCGAAGAGATTGCCGCTTTCGCGAAAGAAAAGGATCTTCTGGTCCTCAGCGACGAGATCTACGCCGAGCTGACCTTTGAAGGGGAACACGTGAGCATCGCCTCTCTGCCGGGGATGCGGGAGAGAACCATCTTCCTCCATGGATTCTCCAAGGCCTACGCGATGACGGGTTTCCGCATCGGCTATGCTTGCGGGCCAGCTCCCTTAATCGAGGCGATGATGAAAGTTCACCAGTACTCGATGCTTTGTGCGCCCATTCTCAGCCAAGAAGCCGCGACCGAAGCTCTCCGCAACGGACAGTCCGCTATGGAGAAAATGCGCGACCAGTATCGGGATCGCCGCGACTTTCTGGTCGCCCGGTTCAACGAGGCCGGCCTGAAATGCCACCTCCCACGAGGGACCTTCTACACCTTCGCCGACATTCGCGCTACGGGCCTCGACGAAATGACTTTTGCCAAAAAACTACTTTCCGAAGAAGAAGTGGCGGTCGTACCCGGCACGGCTTTTGGCGAGAGCGGCAAAGGATTTATCCGGGCCAGTTTTTCCACCAGCTTTAACCGACTCAGGGAAGCCGCCGATCGTATTGGTCGTTTCGCCGAACGACACACGTCATGAACAGCACTACTTCTCAAGTCCTCCCAAAGGTCGCCCTTGTCGGTCGACCCAATGTCGGCAAAAGCCGCCTTTTCAACCGAATCTGCGGCGGCCGCGACGCGATCGTCCACGACAAGCCTGGAGTGACCCGCGATGTCATGGCCCGTGATGTCGACGGTCGTTTTACTCTTTTGGATACAGGAGGGATTGGTCTCCCGGAGAAAGATGCGCCCTCCAAGATTGTCCAGGCCGTTGAAGAACAGGTTTTCGTCGCGGTGGAATCTTCGGATTTAATTCTTCTGGTTGTCGATGGCCGTGAAGGGGTTGTTCCCCTCGATGAGGAAATTGCAGCCCGCTTGCGGAAGAACGCCCGTTGCCCGGTTCACATCGTGGCCAATAAGTGTGACAACGAACGCGTATCCGACTCGGTTCACGAATTTAATCGTCTAGGATTCGGCGAGGCGATTCCCGTATCCGCTGAGCACCGCGTCGGCATCGGCCAACTCTTCAAGACGATCCACTCCAATATTCCGGAGATCCGTTTCGTCACCGAGGAAGCCCAGGAAGACCGCCGGATCAAAATCACATTCGTTGGGAAGCCCAACGTCGGCAAATCTTCGATCACCAACCGCCTGCTTTCCTCGCAGCGACTGATCGTGAGCGACGTTCCGGGGACCACTCGCGACTCGATCGCCCTCGATCTCAACTACCCTTTTCCGGAAAATCGGATGGGCAAGTTCCGTCTCGTCGATACCGCCGGGTTGCGCCCGAACAGCAAAGTCGACAGCTCGGTCGAATATTTCTCGAACCTGCGCACACGCCGGGCCATCGAAGAGAGTGACGTGGTTTTCCTCCTTCTCGACGCCATGACCGGAGTCACCCGTCAGGACAAGGCCTTGGCCGGAGAGGTCCTGGAAGCCGGACGCTCCCTCGTGCTCGTCGTCAACAAATGGGACTTGGCCATGGAGGCCTTCAAAAAAGGGGGCATCGAAGGGTTTAAGAACGCAAAAGATTTTCAGCGGAACTACCGCGAAGCCGCAGAAAAGGAACTGTTTTTCCTCCCGAAAAGCCCATTCCTTTTCATCTCGGCCAAGACCGGGTTTGAGGTCTCCTCGATTCTCGGCACGGGAGAGCGGATCGATCACCTGCAGCGCATGACCCTGCCCACTGGCCGGCTCAACCGCACAGTGCACGATCTCATCGATGCTCGCCCTCCCAAGAGGATGCACGGAAAACCCTTCAAGGTTTTCTACGTCGTGCAAACCGGCTACCGCCCCTTCCGCTTCCGGCTCTACTGCAACCGGCCTGAGAAATTTGAGGACACCTACCGCCGCTATTTGGAGGCTGGTATCATCGAGTCCTTTGATCTGGAAGGGAGCCCAATCCGTTTCGATCTCGTCGGAAAGGAACGTCGCAACGCCGGCGAGGAACGATAATCGACTCCAAGCCCTGCCCTTGTCAAGGCGAGGCCAACGGCTCAGTCTGGTCACCAATGGACCTTTTATTTCTTTCGAGCGACCCAATCTCTCTGCCCTCCCTTGAAGCCCTTGCGGGCGGGAAGGTAGCTGATACGCGGGTCGTCGCTGTTATCACCAATCCAGATCGCCGCAGCGGCCGCGGAAAAAAGGTTCAGCGCAATGCCGTGGCAGCCAAAGCCGATGAACTGGGCCTGCCCGTTCATCAGACAGCAAAGCTGACCCTTGAGGAAATGCAGGGACTTCCGCATTTTGATGCGGCGTTGGTCTTTGCTTTCGGGCAAATCTTGCCCCGTTCGATTCTTTCCCTGCGTCCGGGTCTTTTTCTCAATGTTCATGCCTCTCCGCTCCCCTTTCTGAGAGGCCCCTCACCGATCGAAACCGCCATCGCCGAGGGATGGAGTTCGACCGAGATCAGCTTGATGCGAATGGTCCAGCGAATGGATGCTGGAGACATCGCCTTCCGCCAGAAGACGACGATCGATCCATCTGAGACAGGACCTTCCCTTCGCGAGAAGATAGCCCTCCAGAGCGCAACTCTCGTCGAGCGGGTCCCCGACGCGGTCGCGCTTGAATCTGCCTGGGACCTACAAGACGACTCTTCGGCCACCTGGTGCCGAAAAATCTCGAAAAAGGATGGGCGCCTCGACTTTTCTCTTCCCGCCCAGACTCTGGCGAATCAGTCCCGCGCCTTCGAGGGCTGGCCGGGTTCCACGATTTTGATCGGCGGGGAAACGATGAAAGTCGCAGACCTCTCGATGACCGAGGGATCCGGCCATCCCGGAGAAATCCTTAGTGCCGACGAGCGCCTCGAGGTTGCCACCGGGGAAGGTGCGCTATCGATCGGGATGATCCAGCGACCCAGCCGCAAAATGGCCCCTTTCGCAGAATTCCAGCGGGCTACTCCGGTCCAAATCGGCAGTCTACTGAGTTTCCCCCTGTCTCAGCCGCTCGTTCGCTCAAAGTTTCGACTCTAACTCCCCACAAGCGAGCACGGCCTATACCACCATGAAAATGATTCCGACAACCACCGTCGGGAACAAGGCGCCTGCCAAGAGCTTGATCGGCGAAATTCCATCCGGGAAGTATTTGCTCAGAATCGACTGACCCGCAGGATTCGGGGCATTGGCGATCACCGTCAATCCACCGCCTGTAACCGCACCGGCCACAACCGCATATTCCAACATTTCGGCCCGCGTCAGCAGGAGTCCTGTCTTCGAAACCATAATCCCGTCTTGAACCACATCAGGACTGAAGGCCGGGACCTGGGAGGCGAGGAAGGTGATGGCGGCGTTATCGTTGAACGCAGTGAGAACCGTAGCCCCCAAGAAGAGAGGAATCTCACTCAAACTGGAAAGCACCGGCGCGATCCACCAGCTCTGCAACCCACCATGAGTGACCAGCCCCGCGAGGAAAAAGCCGACCAGCAAAGGCCCCTTAATCTTGATCTCATACTGGTGGTGCTCCGTCGCAATCGTAAAGGCGATGAAGAAAAGAAATCCTCCGACGAAAAAGGCCGGATGGTGAAGGGTGACGACTGTCCACGCGACAAAAGCCAAGTGAACCAAAATGATCCAGAAAGGAACCTTGGACTCCTTCTCTTTGAGCTCCCCTTTCTCTTTTAATTCTTCCGCCTTTTCTCGCAGCCCTAGCAGTTCTTTGCGGAAAACTAGAAAATAGACAAAGGTCGAAAACCCAATACCGATGACCGCTTTCCACCCGAAATGGGTAAACATGAAGGGAAGATTCCAATGCCACTCGGTCGCTACCATCAAAACGGGCGGTGCCGCAAAGTGAGTCAAGGTACCGCCGACGGAAACGTTGACAAAGAGAAGCCCCAGGGTCGCATACTTTAGACGATTGGAGGGCTTAAGGACATAGAACTGATATCCGAGAAGCAGAGCTGAAATGGTCATAGCAGCGGGCTCAGTAATGAAAGATCCGAGCAACGGGCCAACGACCAGAATCGAAAACCACCAGGCCACCGGAGTACGCTTACCGATGCCTGCCACCATCCGGAGCGCGGACTCGGCAAAAAGGATAACCGGGCGGCTGGAAGCAATCGCCATGATCACGACGACAAAGATAGCCTCGGTATAGTTCCGGGTATCAATGTAGTAGGAAGCGTGCCCCCATCCATGAGGCTCGATCAGAACCATTCCCAAAAGAAGAGGTACGATCCAGATCCCGAAGATCGCCTCCACTTCACCTAAGAAATGAAACAACGTCGCCTTGAAGCTGACAGGCTCTTTCGCATCTGGCTCCTTCGATTCCGGAGAGGCCAGCCAAGCCTGCCGATGAGCCTCTTCGCATTGATGAGCCATGCGGTTAAACCTCGCCGCCAGAAAGGTATGAATAACCGCCAGTAAAAAGATAACAGTGGCGAAGAGATTAAAGGGGTCAGCCTCCGCACGCACCTTGAGCCTCTCCCAGAGGTTGAGCTCGTGCCCTTGTTCGTGAGCGACCTGCTCCTCCAAGTGGGTGTAGGTCGATTCCTTGAGAGGAAACTCAATCGCCGGCTCATCCAATGACGAAGGAGCATTGGCCCAAGAGATCTGCGCCGCGGGCAGAACGAGAAAGAGTATAAGAAGGACTCGCTTTAAAACATTCATAGGCCTGTCTAAGAAATTATCGGATCAGTCTTCTTTCGAGTGAGAGCGCTCAGGAATTTCTCCTGATTCCTTCAAACGATCAACACCCATCTTTTCCCAAAAAGCCACTCCTCTACGGTAAGCCGCCCTCGCGATGGCTTGGGCTGCAACAGGAGTGGTCAGGTAAAAGAAGACAATGATCACCAGTGAGAAGATCCAGGAACGCAGTCCCCCAAAATGAATGGCGAAAGCCAACAGCATTAGCGCGGCCCCAAACGCTCCGGCCTTGGTCGCCGCATGCATCCGAATAAAGAGGTCGGGCATCCGAAAAACGCCAAGCGCTGCGACTAAGCCAAAAAAGGCCCCCGCCAGAACGAAAAAAGATACGATCCACACCATCATTGTCCCCCTCCATCTCTTTCCAAAAACCGGGAAAAGGCGACGGTTCCCAAGAAACCAACGAGAGCAATGATCAAGGCTGCGTCGACAAACACGGGCTGGTCAAAATGAATCGCAAAAAGAACAATCACGCCGAGACAGAGAGCTGCGATCAAATCCAGAGCGACAATTCGATCGAACGCGGTTGGCCCCCGAACGACCCGCACCAGAGCGAGAACTAACGCTACAACATAGAAGATCGAGGCGAGGATCAGTGAAATCCCCAGCGGAAAAGGCATGTCAGCGAAAGGCACGACGCACCCTCCTTCCGTAATCTTTTTCCAGAGCCGACGCGACCTCCTCAGGAGATCCGTCGATATACATGCAGTGAATGAAAAGCGTTCTTCGGTCTTGTGAGATCGCGATTCCCAAGGTTCCCGGAGTCATGGTGATGAAATTTGCCATACTTACAGCCTGCCCTTCCGTCATTCCTTCGATATCCACGGCAACGATCGCCGGATTCATGTGATGGCGCGGCGTCAAAACGTCATAAGCCACCCGAAGATTCGACCGAAGGATTTCTCCCAAGTAAAATCCGATGAAAGCAATCAAGGCAACTATCCGCTTCATTCCTGACCTCCATTCCCGGCTCCATCCAAAACTGCCGAAATATATTCCGAAGAATCCATGAGCTGATCCGCCGCCCGTTCAGAGAATGCGAACAAGGGTTCACCAAAGAGTCCGATGACCACGGTGCAAACCGCCAAAATAGTGACCGGGATTACCATCCAAGCCAGCTTGCCCTTTCCACAGGTCTCCATCTCACCCTCGGGCACATTCTCCGGCTGCTTTTTCCAAAACGCCTCGGCCCAAATTTTAGTCATCGAATAAAGGGTCAAAACCCCAACCGCGAGGGCGGCGGCGACCGAGATCCAGGCACCAATATCGAGTCCCGCTTTGACGATCCCAAACTTCGCCCAAAACCCGGAAAGTGGCGGAATGCCTCCCAGGGAAAATGCAGGAATGAAAAACAATGCAGCCAACCATGGAGCGGATTTGTAAAGACCGCCGATTCGAGCCAAATCCGCCGTCCCCTTCTTGCGGATGACGATCCCACTGACCAAGAAGAGGTTGGTTTTCACGATGATGTGGTGAACCAAATAGAAGATGGAGGCGGCCAAGGCCAGAGGCGTCATGAAGGCCAGCCCCAAAGTCATGTAACCGATCTGGCTGACAATGTGAAATGACAAGATCTTCCGCATCTCGAAATGCGACGCCGCCCCAAGAACCCCAGTGATCATCGTCAGAATCGACACCGCGATCAGGATCCACTGCACATCGTCGAAGAGCGGGGCGAAGATCAGCGTGTAGGCCCGGATCAACGCGTAGACCCCGACCTTCGTCAACAATCCAGCGAAGATCGCAGAAACCGTCACCGGAGGAGTATGGTAAGACGCGGGCAACCAGAAGAACAATGGAAAGACCCCCGCCTTCAGCCCGAAAGAAACCATGAGAAGCATCGACCCGCTGAGAATCCATTCCGGATCGGAGGACGATGCAATCTTCACCGAAAGGTCGGCCATATTCAGGGTGCCGAGCTTGCCGTAAAGAATTCCCGCCCCAGCGAGGAAAAATGCCGAAGCCAGGAGATTGAGACATACGTACTTCAGCCCGCCTTCGAGCTCCTTTTTGCGGCCTCCCATGGAAACGAGGACGAAGGAGGAGATCAGCATCACCTCGAACCATACGTAGAGGTTGAACAGGTCTCCGGTCAAAAAGGCACCGTTCACCCCAAAGAGGAGGAACAAGAAAAGAGGATAGAAAAACTTCCGAATCCGCCCCTCGCCAATTTCACTCAGCGAGTAAACGCCGACCGCCGCCCCCATGAACGACGAGATGAAAACCATGACCGCCCCAAGTCGATCGGCGACCAGCGAAATCCCAAAGGGAGCAGCCCAGCCTCCGGACTGCGCGACGATCACCCCGTGAACATCCGTTTGCCAAAGCAAGTAAATCGAAGCGGCCAAGGTCAACAGGCACCCTACTACCCCACCGACCCGCTGGAACTGCACGGACCGAGCCCCCACGAGGAGGCAGACCGCCGAACAGAGGGGGACTAGGAGAGGAAGAAATAAAACCAATCCGTTCATGTATCCGTGTTATTGAACGCGTTGATGTCGTCTTCCCCCACAGCCTCCTCAGCTTTGTGAACAAGGGTGAGTGCGAAAGCGGTCAGCCCAAAACCGAT
The DNA window shown above is from Puniceicoccus vermicola and carries:
- a CDS encoding Lrp/AsnC family transcriptional regulator, producing MSKVLEFLLRGERLSTSEMAEVLRIAPEEVEAEIRRLQEEGTLLGWLPVLNPDKIDDHRVSAVIELKISPEREGGFDRVAMRVSKFDEVQTCYLMSGAYDLLVIARGKNLQQVAGFVSEKLATLGGVLSTATHFLLRPYKEQGHLLLDEAGSPEKPAVSP
- a CDS encoding putative Na+/H+ antiporter gives rise to the protein MNVLKRVLLILFLVLPAAQISWANAPSSLDEPAIEFPLKESTYTHLEEQVAHEQGHELNLWERLKVRAEADPFNLFATVIFLLAVIHTFLAARFNRMAHQCEEAHRQAWLASPESKEPDAKEPVSFKATLFHFLGEVEAIFGIWIVPLLLGMVLIEPHGWGHASYYIDTRNYTEAIFVVVIMAIASSRPVILFAESALRMVAGIGKRTPVAWWFSILVVGPLLGSFITEPAAMTISALLLGYQFYVLKPSNRLKYATLGLLFVNVSVGGTLTHFAAPPVLMVATEWHWNLPFMFTHFGWKAVIGIGFSTFVYFLVFRKELLGLREKAEELKEKGELKEKESKVPFWIILVHLAFVAWTVVTLHHPAFFVGGFLFFIAFTIATEHHQYEIKIKGPLLVGFFLAGLVTHGGLQSWWIAPVLSSLSEIPLFLGATVLTAFNDNAAITFLASQVPAFSPDVVQDGIMVSKTGLLLTRAEMLEYAVVAGAVTGGGLTVIANAPNPAGQSILSKYFPDGISPIKLLAGALFPTVVVGIIFMVV
- the der gene encoding ribosome biogenesis GTPase Der, coding for MNSTTSQVLPKVALVGRPNVGKSRLFNRICGGRDAIVHDKPGVTRDVMARDVDGRFTLLDTGGIGLPEKDAPSKIVQAVEEQVFVAVESSDLILLVVDGREGVVPLDEEIAARLRKNARCPVHIVANKCDNERVSDSVHEFNRLGFGEAIPVSAEHRVGIGQLFKTIHSNIPEIRFVTEEAQEDRRIKITFVGKPNVGKSSITNRLLSSQRLIVSDVPGTTRDSIALDLNYPFPENRMGKFRLVDTAGLRPNSKVDSSVEYFSNLRTRRAIEESDVVFLLLDAMTGVTRQDKALAGEVLEAGRSLVLVVNKWDLAMEAFKKGGIEGFKNAKDFQRNYREAAEKELFFLPKSPFLFISAKTGFEVSSILGTGERIDHLQRMTLPTGRLNRTVHDLIDARPPKRMHGKPFKVFYVVQTGYRPFRFRLYCNRPEKFEDTYRRYLEAGIIESFDLEGSPIRFDLVGKERRNAGEER
- a CDS encoding methionyl-tRNA formyltransferase, giving the protein MDLLFLSSDPISLPSLEALAGGKVADTRVVAVITNPDRRSGRGKKVQRNAVAAKADELGLPVHQTAKLTLEEMQGLPHFDAALVFAFGQILPRSILSLRPGLFLNVHASPLPFLRGPSPIETAIAEGWSSTEISLMRMVQRMDAGDIAFRQKTTIDPSETGPSLREKIALQSATLVERVPDAVALESAWDLQDDSSATWCRKISKKDGRLDFSLPAQTLANQSRAFEGWPGSTILIGGETMKVADLSMTEGSGHPGEILSADERLEVATGEGALSIGMIQRPSRKMAPFAEFQRATPVQIGSLLSFPLSQPLVRSKFRL
- a CDS encoding transposase, with product MRRKRMRLDGQTAYYHVMSRTVNGEALFGDREREVLRKMIWQVADFSGIRVVTYAVMKNHFHVLVEVPAEVSISDEELVRRYRRLYPKPTPWNPMRAEVLEGHLRDHTLEGMDLRKSLLRRMGDVSWMMKTLKQRFTLWFNRSRDRFGPLWCERFKSVLVEGDRWALRTV
- a CDS encoding mechanosensitive ion channel family protein, giving the protein MTRWLETTFLSVQSPTFQDAWQILIIGALWVVARLLFRPKPIPPGEEETRKEKTSPKIWLSQNAFLPVLALLLGITATGFQLAGFHTPVLWITGILFGIWSVVGILTSMLRDRFWAESSSLIIYILTAFSLLTVDNSLIEFLDKMQLPIPAGDEPLTVWDLFTVGFSLAIAIWIGLGLSQLIEKRVETITRINPSTRALLQKVIRVLFIVLAMIIGLTSVGINLSALTVFGGAFALGLGFGLQKIVSNLISGFILLSDRSIKPGDVIELEGTYGWINTLRARYVSVITRDGTEHLIPNEDLITQRVVNWTFSHDRIRIKCAIGVAYGEDPHRVIEICNEAALSQPRVLRDPPPVCLLTEFGDSSVNLELRFWIEDPNQGVANIRSAVLLKIWDRFKEEGIEIPFPQRDIHVRSWTPDSPSLPPSSS
- a CDS encoding aminotransferase class I/II-fold pyridoxal phosphate-dependent enzyme, which codes for MSASTQSDRSGDSARFIADHVIGLPRSGIRDFFAIVAQMPQAISLGIGEPDFVTPWHIREAAIYALERGKTSYTDNMGLIGLRREISSYVERDFHVSYSPEKEVLVAVGVSEALDLALRAIVNPGDKVLFHQPCYVSYSPSIKLTHGVAVPIPTSDEDAFALNPQKLRECWEPGCKVLVLNFPTNPTGGTVDRKTLEEIAAFAKEKDLLVLSDEIYAELTFEGEHVSIASLPGMRERTIFLHGFSKAYAMTGFRIGYACGPAPLIEAMMKVHQYSMLCAPILSQEAATEALRNGQSAMEKMRDQYRDRRDFLVARFNEAGLKCHLPRGTFYTFADIRATGLDEMTFAKKLLSEEEVAVVPGTAFGESGKGFIRASFSTSFNRLREAADRIGRFAERHTS
- the mnhG gene encoding monovalent cation/H(+) antiporter subunit G; translated protein: MMVWIVSFFVLAGAFFGLVAALGVFRMPDLFIRMHAATKAGAFGAALMLLAFAIHFGGLRSWIFSLVIIVFFYLTTPVAAQAIARAAYRRGVAFWEKMGVDRLKESGEIPERSHSKED
- a CDS encoding peptidyl-prolyl cis-trans isomerase, which encodes MISWIQNALEKKGRVIFIILLAVVIVSFVFVIGETPGCVSKEPGAQTQKFYGYSLNAEADSRSNDMVREVIISSIVNRGQQPQNEQMLTQEFLSRIALLHLADEAKIPEPNQAAFINYLSTVPFFQDSNGNFDPNRVTSFLDMTQLSRQFDEATINRALSNDYRIQQLMLSISPPGFTLPFEIEEQARRGAATYDLSVAVLKESDLDFSVDPTEEELQDFYTQRVEAYRTPESRSLSIIRFSPEAFTSEVADPTDAELQQYFSQNRTNYLNEDAKDPADALPQLDAVRDQVVADWKEQQATTLARQASEDFVYALFDQEISEGTPEFENMLSSYSVELETLPPMVGNVPPADSDLPQSAFGEAARLDEIRYFSDPIETENEIVVVILTDVTPSLIPDFQSVREEVLANFTEQSKQENLVSQGEEIRTQLSDMIAEGQSFEKAASSLNLTVENFESVGWENMTEGLPNSAIRRAETLPENEVSSMVVTEEGGNFLFVQSRGAPQFGPDSEEYQRTQNILGQSTARLFMSSFVGDLIQAGSTGAQSGGQ